One genomic window of Desulfuromonas sp. AOP6 includes the following:
- a CDS encoding glycosyltransferase produces the protein MMRPIMETENNIIEDYRAVVGDGVISQLEQLAKPLRGVKVVHVNSTREGGGVAEILHKLIPLKQALGIDTSWEIVSGDAQFYQCTKGFHNALQGVPQSLSEGLLQAYEETNERNAEELRKKLVDADIVFIHDPQPAPLLAKLPERKGKWVWRCHIDASHPYRPVWKYLKQWVVPYDASVFSLPEFAQRLPHLQYIIAPSIDPLSAKNRDLPAAEIKAVFKTFKLDPDLPMILQVSRYDRFKDPLGVIEAYKLASKLTPLQLVLAGGGASDDPEGEAVLQEVRQAAEGDPNIHVLLLPSDAHTTINALQRAADIVLQKSIKEGFGLTVSEGMWKGKPVIGGDTGGIRLQVINHYTGFLVHTPEGAALRIRYLLHRRDVLDEIGARAQRFVRENYLITRHLREYLTLINGLISGSQERIEVGD, from the coding sequence ATGATGAGGCCAATCATGGAGACAGAAAACAATATCATAGAGGATTATCGTGCCGTCGTTGGCGACGGGGTTATCAGCCAACTGGAGCAGCTTGCCAAGCCCCTGAGGGGGGTAAAGGTCGTGCATGTCAACTCGACTCGTGAAGGGGGTGGGGTCGCGGAAATCCTGCACAAGCTCATCCCTCTGAAGCAGGCTCTGGGGATTGACACCAGTTGGGAGATTGTCAGCGGTGACGCGCAATTTTACCAGTGCACCAAGGGATTTCACAATGCCCTGCAAGGGGTGCCGCAGAGTCTCTCCGAGGGGCTGCTGCAGGCCTATGAGGAGACCAACGAGCGCAACGCCGAAGAACTCCGGAAGAAGCTGGTGGATGCGGACATCGTGTTTATACACGACCCGCAACCGGCTCCCCTCTTGGCCAAGTTGCCCGAGCGCAAGGGCAAATGGGTTTGGCGGTGCCATATCGATGCGAGCCATCCCTACCGTCCGGTCTGGAAATATCTGAAGCAGTGGGTTGTGCCTTATGATGCCAGTGTTTTTTCCCTGCCCGAATTTGCCCAGAGACTCCCTCATCTCCAGTACATCATTGCGCCGAGTATCGATCCGCTGAGTGCCAAGAACCGTGACCTGCCAGCCGCGGAGATCAAGGCGGTCTTTAAAACCTTCAAGCTCGACCCTGACCTGCCCATGATTCTGCAGGTCTCGCGCTACGACCGCTTCAAAGATCCCCTGGGGGTGATTGAGGCTTACAAGCTGGCCAGCAAATTGACTCCCCTGCAGCTGGTGCTGGCCGGGGGCGGCGCCAGCGATGACCCGGAAGGCGAGGCCGTTCTGCAGGAGGTTCGCCAGGCCGCCGAGGGAGATCCCAATATCCATGTCCTGCTGCTGCCGTCCGACGCGCATACTACAATCAATGCCCTGCAGAGGGCGGCTGATATTGTCCTGCAGAAGTCGATCAAGGAGGGGTTCGGGCTCACCGTCTCGGAAGGGATGTGGAAAGGTAAGCCCGTTATTGGTGGCGATACGGGGGGTATCCGGCTGCAGGTGATCAATCATTACACCGGATTTTTGGTTCACACCCCCGAAGGGGCGGCCCTTCGCATCCGTTACCTTCTGCATCGCAGGGACGTTCTGGATGAAATCGGGGCCAGGGCTCAACGCTTCGTCAGAGAAAATTACCTGATAACACGCCACCTGCGTGAATATCTCACGCTGATTAATGGTTTGATCAGCGGAAGTCAGGAGCGGATTGAGGTCGGTGACTGA
- a CDS encoding trehalose-6-phosphate synthase yields MSQQSHRLLMVSNRLPVVVSCVEGRWDISAGSGGLVTALSPVMKQNDGLWIGWPGCGEEAPLNELLSRFRAEEGYRLHPVPLTEEEVERYYWGFSNETLWPLFHDLLGNCNFSLENWQTYRQVNERFARTIAEVCKAGDLLWVHDYQLTLVGAYLRKHGVRQALGYFHHIPFPSLDLFRRLPWNLELIRGLMEYDLLGFQTLRDRRNFIRCAHSLLPDTEVIRRHRHHTTLRHGQRKVRVGHFPISIDFDEFNDAAASKEVDEAAWFLHENIEGRQLLLGVDRLDYTKGIPERLLAFERALAKYPDLMRKISLVQVVVPSRTMVPDYRDLKGQIDQLVGRINAQYSEHGWIPVHYVYRSLDRVQLLAHYRAAEIALVTPLCDGMNLVAKEYCASSVHNNGVLILSEFAGAADTMGENALLVNPYDIEGTADAIRQAFTMPQHERKRRMSVLRADIRRNDVHRWVRRFIETLQRSR; encoded by the coding sequence ATGAGTCAACAGTCACACCGGCTTCTGATGGTCTCCAACCGTCTCCCTGTCGTCGTCTCCTGTGTTGAAGGGCGCTGGGACATTTCCGCCGGCTCGGGTGGGTTGGTGACGGCTCTCTCGCCAGTCATGAAGCAGAACGATGGCTTGTGGATTGGCTGGCCTGGCTGCGGCGAAGAGGCCCCGCTGAATGAACTTCTTTCCCGTTTCAGGGCCGAGGAGGGGTATCGGCTGCACCCGGTGCCCCTGACGGAAGAAGAGGTAGAGCGATATTACTGGGGGTTTTCCAACGAAACCCTCTGGCCCCTGTTCCATGATCTGCTCGGCAACTGCAATTTCAGCCTGGAAAACTGGCAGACCTATCGCCAGGTCAATGAGCGCTTCGCCCGGACGATTGCCGAGGTCTGCAAAGCCGGTGACCTCCTCTGGGTACATGATTACCAGTTGACCCTGGTCGGCGCCTATCTGCGGAAGCATGGAGTGCGGCAGGCTTTGGGATACTTTCATCATATCCCCTTTCCTTCTCTCGATCTCTTTCGCCGTCTTCCCTGGAACCTCGAACTGATTCGCGGGCTGATGGAGTATGATCTGCTGGGATTTCAGACCCTGCGGGACCGGCGCAATTTTATTCGTTGTGCACACTCTCTTCTCCCCGATACAGAAGTGATCCGGCGCCACCGCCATCATACCACCTTGAGGCATGGCCAGAGAAAGGTCAGGGTGGGACATTTTCCCATCAGCATCGATTTCGATGAATTCAACGATGCCGCCGCCTCCAAAGAGGTCGATGAAGCCGCCTGGTTTCTGCACGAGAACATTGAAGGGAGGCAACTGCTGCTGGGGGTCGATCGCCTCGACTACACCAAGGGGATTCCTGAACGGTTGCTGGCTTTCGAGAGGGCCCTGGCGAAATATCCAGACCTCATGCGAAAGATATCTCTTGTTCAGGTGGTGGTGCCCAGTCGGACCATGGTCCCCGATTACCGGGATCTGAAGGGGCAGATAGACCAGTTGGTGGGCCGGATCAACGCCCAGTATTCCGAACATGGCTGGATTCCTGTTCACTACGTTTACCGCAGTCTCGACAGGGTTCAGCTTCTGGCTCACTACCGGGCCGCGGAAATCGCCTTGGTGACGCCCTTATGTGATGGCATGAACCTGGTAGCCAAAGAGTACTGCGCCAGCTCGGTCCACAACAACGGTGTCCTCATTCTGAGCGAGTTCGCTGGCGCCGCCGATACCATGGGAGAAAATGCCCTTTTGGTGAATCCTTACGATATTGAAGGGACGGCCGACGCTATTCGTCAGGCTTTTACTATGCCTCAGCACGAGCGAAAGCGGCGGATGTCGGTTTTACGAGCCGATATCCGTCGCAACGATGTCCATCGCTGGGTCAGACGCTTTATTGA
- a CDS encoding DUF5752 family protein: MAKESKMHSSSTPFALKDCALITLATGIKAQNLREFSDGLQKAPPSSLIYHFWGRLLTPKFDEPEYNNDFASWAYHGLHDKPLAERLSMVIPTDFSDLEALRREIVEVVEQRLDESEMVPWAKADQQFHFQRSQIVVFDTGQRFATPKDILQVIPTLSTGSIYYHFIDARGRTEGHLNDFTAWLEGFGEPYLELCHRLSDVDPFFSSLKEIRSIVHGIFQSCFEEGAR; encoded by the coding sequence AGATGCATTCCTCTTCCACTCCTTTTGCCCTAAAGGACTGCGCTCTGATTACCCTGGCGACGGGGATCAAGGCACAAAACCTACGGGAATTCTCGGACGGCCTGCAGAAGGCTCCCCCCTCCAGTTTAATCTACCACTTCTGGGGTCGCTTGCTGACCCCCAAGTTCGACGAGCCGGAATACAACAACGACTTTGCCTCCTGGGCCTACCATGGCCTGCATGACAAGCCATTGGCCGAACGGCTGAGCATGGTCATCCCGACGGATTTTTCAGATTTGGAGGCCTTGCGTCGGGAAATCGTCGAGGTGGTGGAGCAGCGCCTCGATGAAAGCGAAATGGTGCCCTGGGCCAAGGCCGATCAGCAATTTCACTTCCAGCGGTCACAGATTGTCGTTTTCGATACCGGTCAACGATTCGCCACTCCGAAAGATATCCTGCAGGTCATTCCCACTCTCTCCACAGGCAGCATCTATTATCACTTCATTGATGCCCGGGGCCGCACGGAAGGGCATCTAAATGATTTTACCGCCTGGCTGGAGGGCTTTGGCGAGCCTTACCTGGAACTGTGCCATCGACTGAGTGATGTCGACCCCTTCTTTTCATCCTTGAAGGAAATCCGGAGCATTGTCCATGGCATCTTTCAATCCTGCTTTGAGGAGGGGGCAAGATGA